A region of Blattabacterium cuenoti STAT DNA encodes the following proteins:
- the purM gene encoding phosphoribosylformylglycinamidine cyclo-ligase, translated as MKKSNTTILKISQIIENTYNNKVLSTLDHFSGFYRIYEYGYKDPILVSGVDGVGTKLRLAIDCKKYGVIGEDCFAMCANDVLCHGASPLFFLDYLACGELDFTIIEKIIQGIAISCKKTNTCLIGGETAEMPGIYKKHDYDIAGFCVGIVEKNHIVDGKKLIQEKDILIGLPSSGIHSNGFSVIRNIFSKEDFMKSFQKKPFYETLLIPTRIYHFPIHTLLKEFFIHGLAHITGGGISDNLHRILPENLSAIVEKRKIPIQPVFNYIQKKGNLSDHKMWNTFNMGVGMIIVVSFQEEDSILNRLHILGEKPFILGYIVKGNKKVFLK; from the coding sequence ATGAAAAAAAGCAACACGACCATATTAAAAATTAGTCAAATTATAGAAAATACTTATAATAATAAGGTATTAAGTACATTAGACCATTTTTCTGGTTTTTATAGAATATATGAATATGGATATAAGGATCCTATTTTAGTATCTGGAGTTGATGGTGTAGGAACAAAATTACGCTTAGCAATTGACTGCAAAAAATATGGTGTAATTGGAGAAGATTGTTTTGCTATGTGTGCGAATGATGTTTTATGTCATGGAGCTAGCCCTTTGTTTTTTTTAGATTATTTAGCTTGTGGAGAACTAGATTTTACTATTATAGAAAAAATTATACAAGGAATAGCTATTTCTTGTAAAAAAACAAATACTTGTTTAATTGGAGGAGAAACTGCAGAAATGCCTGGAATTTACAAAAAACATGATTATGATATAGCTGGATTTTGTGTTGGAATTGTAGAAAAAAATCATATAGTAGATGGAAAAAAATTAATTCAAGAAAAAGATATTTTAATAGGACTTCCTTCATCAGGAATCCATAGTAATGGATTTTCTGTAATTAGAAATATTTTTTCTAAAGAAGATTTTATGAAATCTTTTCAAAAAAAACCGTTTTATGAAACCCTTTTAATTCCAACTAGAATTTATCATTTTCCTATTCATACTTTATTAAAAGAATTTTTTATACATGGATTAGCTCATATTACTGGAGGAGGAATATCAGATAATCTACATCGAATTCTTCCAGAAAATTTATCAGCTATAGTAGAAAAAAGAAAAATTCCTATTCAACCTGTTTTCAATTATATTCAAAAAAAAGGAAATCTATCAGATCATAAAATGTGGAACACTTTTAATATGGGTGTAGGAATGATTATCGTTGTATCTTTTCAAGAAGAAGATTCAATTTTGAATCGCCTTCATATTTTAGGAGAAAAACCCTTTATTTTAGGTTATATTGTAAAAGGAAATAAAAAAGTATTTTTGAAATAA